One Curtobacterium sp. BH-2-1-1 genomic region harbors:
- a CDS encoding TetR/AcrR family transcriptional regulator — protein MTTTPATTTATEPCSLRERKKQQTRSALHDAALTLVSAHGLDGVTVEQICADADVSPRTFFNYFSSKAHAALGLDTVEVPPAAATWFATAEGRFIDDLCGLVAATVPLSQDRRRMKELLVLRPEMAPMVMQWMAESRQSLLATVGTRTDEQTARTAVALVMSALSEVAHRETVGGPDELAVRLRAVVGEMGALASA, from the coding sequence GTGACCACCACCCCCGCGACGACGACGGCGACGGAGCCGTGCTCGCTGCGTGAACGGAAGAAGCAGCAAACCCGCTCGGCGCTGCACGACGCCGCACTGACGCTCGTCTCGGCGCACGGCCTCGACGGGGTGACCGTGGAGCAGATCTGCGCCGACGCCGACGTCTCCCCCCGGACCTTCTTCAACTACTTCTCCTCGAAGGCGCACGCCGCGCTCGGGCTCGACACGGTCGAGGTCCCGCCGGCCGCCGCGACCTGGTTCGCCACCGCCGAGGGGCGCTTCATCGACGACCTGTGCGGCCTCGTCGCCGCCACGGTGCCCCTCTCGCAGGACCGGCGCCGGATGAAGGAGCTGCTCGTGCTCCGCCCGGAGATGGCCCCGATGGTCATGCAGTGGATGGCCGAGTCCCGGCAGTCCCTGCTCGCCACGGTCGGCACGCGGACCGACGAGCAGACCGCCCGCACCGCGGTGGCCCTCGTCATGTCCGCGCTGTCCGAGGTGGCGCACCGCGAGACCGTCGGCGGGCCGGACGAGCTCGCGGTCCGACTGCGCGCCGTGGTCGGCGAGATGGGCGCGCTCGCGTCCGCCTGA
- a CDS encoding SDR family NAD(P)-dependent oxidoreductase, whose amino-acid sequence MSVFLVTGASRGLGRSIVTAALAAGHQVVAGVRDLHALDDLTSAELVPVALDVTDPDAARAAVRTAVERFGRLDVLVNNAGYANLASIEDVDPADFRAQVETNLFGVVTLSQEAVHVMRELGSGHIVQVSSVGGRMSTPGLGAYQTAKWAVGGFSSVLAKEVGPLGIRVTVLEPGGMRTDWAGSSMTVAPVRPEYEATVGASARMHGGTSIGASDPDLVAELVLQVVAMDEPPLRLLVGPDAFEHGTAAGRALLAEDERHEALSRSTQAADATPEQLDPLARA is encoded by the coding sequence ATGTCCGTCTTCCTCGTCACCGGTGCCTCGCGGGGCCTCGGCCGCTCGATCGTCACCGCAGCCCTCGCCGCCGGTCACCAGGTGGTCGCCGGGGTCCGGGACCTCCACGCCCTCGACGACCTCACCAGCGCGGAGCTCGTCCCGGTCGCGCTCGACGTCACCGACCCCGACGCCGCCCGTGCAGCGGTCCGCACCGCGGTCGAGCGCTTCGGTCGGCTCGACGTGCTCGTGAACAACGCCGGGTACGCGAACCTCGCCAGCATCGAGGACGTCGACCCCGCCGACTTCCGCGCCCAGGTCGAGACGAACCTGTTCGGCGTGGTGACCCTCAGCCAGGAGGCCGTGCACGTCATGCGCGAGCTGGGCTCCGGGCACATCGTGCAGGTCTCGTCCGTCGGCGGGCGCATGTCGACGCCGGGGCTCGGCGCGTACCAGACCGCGAAGTGGGCCGTCGGCGGGTTCTCCTCGGTGCTCGCGAAGGAGGTCGGCCCCCTCGGCATCCGCGTCACCGTCCTCGAGCCGGGCGGCATGCGCACCGACTGGGCGGGGTCGTCCATGACGGTCGCGCCGGTCCGGCCGGAGTACGAGGCGACCGTCGGGGCGTCCGCACGGATGCACGGGGGCACGAGCATCGGTGCGAGCGACCCGGACCTGGTCGCCGAGCTCGTGCTGCAGGTCGTGGCGATGGACGAGCCGCCGCTCCGCCTGCTCGTCGGCCCGGACGCGTTCGAGCACGGGACGGCCGCCGGCCGCGCGCTCCTGGCCGAGGACGAGCGGCACGAGGCGCTCAGCCGGTCGACGCAGGCGGCCGATGCGACGCCGGAGCAGCTGGACCCGCTGGCACGCGCCTGA
- a CDS encoding TetR family transcriptional regulator, with amino-acid sequence MPMPRNADATRARLLVAARDEFAAVGIAGARVDRIAAAAASNKAQIYHYFGSKDGLFDAVFDAMVAETLDEVTIDADDLPEYAGRLHDSYAHRPWVQRLATWYRLERGDTSHPIDAVVRSNAAKLRAIEDAQRDGRLPTTFSAAELLGIVIHTAALWSGATPEYARLTDEVGAARRREVVVATVAAVVRG; translated from the coding sequence ATGCCGATGCCCCGCAACGCCGACGCCACCCGCGCCCGACTCCTCGTCGCCGCCCGCGACGAGTTCGCCGCGGTCGGGATCGCCGGCGCGCGCGTGGACCGGATCGCCGCAGCCGCCGCGAGCAACAAGGCGCAGATCTACCACTACTTCGGCAGCAAGGACGGCCTGTTCGACGCGGTCTTCGACGCGATGGTCGCCGAGACGCTCGACGAGGTCACGATCGACGCCGACGACCTCCCCGAGTACGCCGGACGCCTGCACGACTCCTACGCACACCGACCCTGGGTGCAGCGCCTGGCGACCTGGTACCGGCTCGAGCGGGGCGACACCTCGCACCCGATCGACGCCGTCGTGCGGAGCAACGCCGCCAAGCTCCGGGCGATCGAGGACGCGCAGCGGGACGGGCGGCTGCCGACGACGTTCTCGGCGGCGGAGCTGCTCGGGATCGTGATCCACACCGCTGCGCTGTGGAGCGGTGCGACGCCGGAGTACGCCCGGCTGACCGACGAGGTGGGGGCGGCGCGGCGGCGGGAGGTCGTCGTGGCGACGGTGGCGGCGGTCGTGCGGGGCTGA
- a CDS encoding flavin reductase family protein, translating to MHDHFIEDPLDIREAIAEVPSVVAAIAACVDGSPVVMVATSFTVGVSYDPPLATIAVQHSSTTWPDLAAAPTLGISVLGDGHGPHTAQLASRDRARRLHGIEYATAGSGAVFLDGAHSWFECSVEGVHRAGDHDIVVLRVLRVARDAARSALVWHRPARSRVAVDAQP from the coding sequence GTGCACGACCACTTCATCGAGGACCCGCTCGACATCCGTGAGGCCATCGCCGAGGTGCCCTCCGTCGTCGCCGCGATCGCTGCGTGCGTCGACGGTTCCCCCGTGGTCATGGTGGCGACGTCCTTCACCGTCGGCGTCTCCTACGACCCGCCGCTGGCGACGATCGCCGTGCAGCACTCGTCCACGACGTGGCCCGACCTCGCAGCAGCGCCCACGCTCGGCATCTCGGTGCTCGGCGACGGACACGGGCCGCACACGGCGCAGTTGGCGTCCCGGGACCGCGCGCGCCGTCTGCACGGCATCGAGTACGCGACCGCCGGATCCGGCGCGGTGTTCCTCGACGGTGCCCACTCGTGGTTCGAGTGCTCGGTCGAGGGCGTCCACCGCGCGGGCGACCACGACATCGTGGTGCTCCGTGTCCTCCGGGTCGCGCGGGATGCCGCCCGGTCGGCGCTCGTCTGGCACCGGCCGGCGCGCTCGAGGGTCGCCGTCGACGCGCAGCCGTGA
- a CDS encoding MFS transporter — protein MTPARRWLALGGLCLGFFMLLLDSTIVSVALPDLGRDLGADASTSVWVNSAYLFAFAVPLLVAGRLGDRFGHRRVYLVGLAVFTIASVGCAAAPGIGALVAWRAVQGLGAALLTPQCLTVIRSLFEPPRLAVALAVWSAGGGAATVAGPIVGGLLVEAWGWPSVFLVNVPVGIVTAIAVLRFVPVSRRIAVPLPLFAVVGVTVGVFGVVVGVQGTDTGLLADPVARGGAVLLGAAVVAAVLVRQRRAGDRALVPLALFRDRGFVTGSWGATAASFCVGSAPIPLMLDLQQTRGLSAGSAALVLVPMGVACLASAPFVGRMTNTAGPRATATVGAVLLVVSVALTAVLVGAAAPLWTIAAAFTGFGIANAFVWSPFSLAAVLGAGPATVGAASSVFNTVKQLGAVLGSTATAVLLATAGDAVALGALALVACGAVVAARALSGRPGAPVVLTGVIVHGAGVGHDLGFPTANLRPEDESAAPVPVDGVYVGWLAAPVGAPPRQALVSIGSNSTFPDRPRTVEIHVLDFDGDLYGSVVELTVGRRIRRQRTFRGPDALVAAMRSDERRARAVLARS, from the coding sequence GTGACCCCGGCCCGTCGGTGGCTCGCGCTCGGCGGGCTCTGCCTCGGCTTCTTCATGCTGCTGCTCGACAGCACGATCGTGTCCGTCGCCCTGCCCGACCTCGGGCGTGACCTCGGTGCCGACGCGTCGACGTCGGTGTGGGTGAACAGCGCCTACCTCTTCGCGTTCGCCGTCCCGCTGCTCGTGGCGGGCCGGCTCGGCGATCGGTTCGGACACCGGCGCGTGTACCTCGTCGGGCTCGCGGTCTTCACGATCGCCTCGGTCGGGTGCGCGGCCGCGCCCGGGATCGGCGCCCTCGTCGCCTGGCGTGCGGTCCAGGGCCTCGGCGCTGCGCTGCTCACCCCGCAGTGCCTGACCGTGATCCGGTCGCTGTTCGAACCGCCGAGGCTCGCCGTCGCGCTCGCCGTCTGGAGCGCCGGCGGCGGGGCGGCGACGGTCGCCGGGCCGATCGTCGGCGGGCTGCTCGTCGAGGCGTGGGGGTGGCCGTCGGTGTTCCTCGTGAACGTGCCCGTCGGGATCGTCACGGCGATCGCGGTCCTCCGCTTCGTGCCCGTCTCGCGGCGCATCGCGGTCCCGCTGCCCCTGTTCGCCGTCGTCGGCGTGACCGTGGGGGTCTTCGGTGTGGTCGTCGGCGTGCAGGGCACGGACACCGGGCTGCTCGCCGACCCGGTCGCCCGTGGCGGTGCGGTCCTGCTCGGCGCCGCGGTGGTGGCAGCGGTCCTCGTCCGGCAGCGGCGTGCCGGCGACCGCGCCCTCGTGCCGCTCGCCCTCTTCCGCGACCGCGGTTTCGTGACCGGGTCGTGGGGCGCCACGGCCGCGTCGTTCTGCGTCGGGTCCGCCCCGATCCCGCTCATGCTCGACCTGCAGCAGACCCGCGGGCTGAGTGCGGGATCGGCGGCCCTCGTGCTCGTGCCGATGGGGGTCGCGTGCCTCGCCTCGGCGCCGTTCGTGGGCCGCATGACGAACACCGCCGGACCCCGGGCGACCGCGACGGTCGGAGCCGTCCTGCTCGTCGTGTCGGTGGCACTGACCGCGGTGCTCGTCGGTGCCGCGGCGCCCCTCTGGACGATCGCCGCGGCCTTCACCGGGTTCGGGATCGCGAACGCGTTCGTCTGGTCGCCGTTCTCCCTCGCCGCGGTCCTCGGTGCGGGTCCCGCGACGGTCGGGGCGGCGTCGAGCGTCTTCAACACCGTGAAGCAGCTCGGCGCCGTGCTCGGCAGCACCGCGACGGCCGTGCTTCTCGCCACCGCGGGTGACGCAGTCGCGCTCGGTGCGCTCGCGCTCGTGGCCTGCGGTGCCGTGGTCGCCGCGCGTGCGCTGTCCGGCCGTCCGGGTGCCCCGGTCGTCCTGACCGGCGTGATCGTCCACGGTGCCGGGGTCGGGCACGACCTGGGGTTCCCCACCGCGAACCTGCGGCCCGAGGACGAGTCTGCTGCTCCCGTCCCCGTCGACGGGGTCTACGTCGGATGGCTCGCGGCTCCCGTCGGCGCTCCGCCACGGCAGGCCCTCGTGTCGATCGGCAGCAACAGCACCTTCCCCGACCGACCGCGCACGGTCGAGATCCACGTGCTCGACTTCGACGGCGACCTGTACGGCTCGGTCGTCGAGCTCACCGTCGGTCGGCGCATCCGACGCCAGCGCACGTTCCGCGGGCCGGACGCGCTCGTCGCCGCGATGCGGTCCGACGAGCGTCGGGCCCGTGCGGTGCTCGCCCGCTCCTGA
- a CDS encoding NtaA/DmoA family FMN-dependent monooxygenase (This protein belongs to a clade of FMN-dependent monooxygenases, within a broader family of flavin-dependent oxidoreductases, the luciferase-like monooxygenase (LMM) family, some of whose members use coenzyme F420 rather than FMN.) codes for MHIAYDLSFTHTEGRWAAPGSWVGQDFPDVRMYMEVARTAERAGVDMLFFGDGSGVPSTWRGSIDPAVEWGIQWPRQDMSPVIAAMSTVTEHIGFGLTYSSTFTHPFSTARLLNSLDHVTGGRMAFNVVASSRGADAANYGSDHLIDHDLRYERMEEFIGVCRALWDSVAPDAIVRDRATGRFADPSRVHPIDHDGRFFKVRGPLASVPSPQRHPVVVQAGNSPRGIAASASFADLVFGFGASVAGQLRHRNALDAALTDAGRDPAAVGILWATQVIVGATLAEAQARRDSLLSFWNREAVGTFISHNAGYDFSTLPTSFRLGDLRDEIVAAQASPAGLVGSLVAEFGEDHTMDRDDFFEHGWRAATGLDHMLVGDAAGVADALQENFAATGGRGGYMLSSPLGMPSGFADLSEMLVPELRCRGALAPRYPGATLRENLAV; via the coding sequence ATGCACATCGCCTACGACCTGTCCTTCACCCACACCGAGGGGCGCTGGGCGGCACCCGGCAGCTGGGTCGGCCAGGACTTCCCCGACGTCCGCATGTACATGGAGGTGGCCCGGACGGCCGAGCGCGCCGGCGTCGACATGCTGTTCTTCGGTGACGGCTCCGGTGTCCCGAGCACGTGGCGCGGCAGCATCGACCCGGCGGTCGAGTGGGGGATCCAGTGGCCCCGGCAGGACATGTCGCCGGTCATCGCGGCGATGTCGACGGTGACCGAGCACATCGGGTTCGGACTCACCTACTCGTCGACCTTCACGCACCCGTTCTCCACCGCACGGCTGCTCAACTCGCTCGACCACGTCACGGGCGGCCGGATGGCGTTCAACGTCGTCGCGTCCTCTCGGGGTGCGGACGCCGCGAACTACGGCTCCGACCACCTGATCGACCACGATCTCCGGTACGAGCGGATGGAGGAGTTCATCGGCGTCTGCCGTGCGCTCTGGGACTCCGTGGCGCCGGACGCGATCGTCCGCGACCGGGCGACCGGGCGCTTCGCCGACCCGTCGCGCGTGCACCCCATCGACCACGACGGCCGGTTCTTCAAGGTGCGGGGGCCGCTCGCCAGCGTCCCGAGTCCGCAGCGCCACCCGGTCGTCGTGCAGGCGGGCAACTCGCCGCGGGGCATCGCCGCGAGTGCGTCGTTCGCCGACCTCGTGTTCGGGTTCGGGGCGAGTGTCGCCGGGCAGCTCCGACACCGGAACGCCCTCGACGCGGCACTGACGGACGCCGGACGGGACCCCGCCGCGGTCGGGATCCTCTGGGCGACCCAGGTGATCGTCGGCGCGACGCTCGCCGAAGCCCAGGCCCGACGGGACTCGCTCCTGTCGTTCTGGAACCGCGAGGCCGTCGGGACCTTCATCTCGCACAACGCCGGGTACGACTTCTCGACGCTGCCTACCTCCTTCCGGCTCGGGGACCTGCGCGACGAGATCGTCGCCGCCCAGGCGAGCCCGGCGGGACTCGTCGGCAGCCTGGTCGCCGAGTTCGGTGAGGACCACACGATGGACCGCGACGACTTCTTCGAGCACGGGTGGCGCGCCGCGACCGGCCTCGACCACATGCTCGTCGGCGACGCCGCGGGAGTGGCCGACGCGCTCCAGGAGAACTTCGCCGCGACCGGTGGGAGGGGCGGCTACATGCTGTCCAGTCCGCTCGGGATGCCGTCCGGGTTCGCCGACCTCAGCGAGATGCTCGTGCCGGAGCTCCGCTGCCGCGGGGCCCTCGCGCCGCGGTACCCGGGGGCCACGCTCCGCGAGAACCTGGCGGTGTGA
- a CDS encoding cysteine hydrolase family protein, which produces MTGGSGGLDPRLARLLDGPSSSGAGGRTPALVVVDVQRDFGEPARIAGYGLDDRAFAAVDAAIVRIGALVDEARATGVPVVWVELGSDPSAPWHSSTWLRGGALDGPMPEDEPCRIGTAGAEWYGTAPAPGETRVVKRGYSGFLGTDLEARLTTAGIGWLTVVGLTTECCVFATAQDAMQLGWPVVVPSDATAAYDIDVHDAALTMIELNVGVVTDAAETTALWQAWAASPVGAP; this is translated from the coding sequence GTGACCGGCGGCAGCGGCGGGCTCGACCCGCGACTCGCCCGGTTGCTGGACGGCCCCTCGTCGTCCGGTGCTGGTGGCCGCACGCCGGCGCTCGTCGTCGTCGACGTGCAGCGCGACTTCGGTGAACCCGCGCGCATCGCCGGCTACGGGCTCGACGACCGTGCGTTCGCCGCGGTGGACGCCGCGATCGTCCGGATCGGCGCCCTCGTCGACGAGGCGCGAGCCACCGGCGTCCCCGTCGTCTGGGTCGAGCTCGGCAGCGACCCGTCCGCCCCGTGGCACAGCAGCACGTGGCTGCGCGGCGGTGCGCTCGACGGACCGATGCCGGAGGACGAGCCCTGCCGCATCGGCACCGCCGGCGCCGAGTGGTACGGCACGGCGCCGGCGCCCGGTGAGACCCGCGTCGTCAAGCGCGGCTACAGCGGGTTCCTCGGCACGGACCTGGAGGCGCGGCTCACCACCGCAGGGATCGGCTGGCTGACCGTCGTGGGACTCACGACCGAGTGCTGCGTCTTCGCGACGGCGCAGGACGCGATGCAGCTCGGCTGGCCCGTCGTGGTGCCGTCGGACGCCACCGCCGCCTACGACATCGACGTGCACGACGCCGCGCTCACGATGATCGAGCTCAACGTCGGTGTCGTCACGGACGCTGCCGAGACCACCGCGCTGTGGCAGGCGTGGGCGGCGTCGCCGGTGGGTGCCCCGTGA